ACAGCCGGTAAAGACCGTACGGGTCTTGGCTCCGCGATCATTCTTCTGGCGCTTGGCGTAGACGAGAAGACCGTTATGGACGACTACCTCCTGAGCAACGTATACCGTGCGGAGGCAAACAAGAAGGCGATTGAAGCCGTTAAAGCGCAAGTGAAGGATGAGAATGTTGTCGCGGCGATTACGGCAATGATGGGCGTTCAGAAAGAATTCCTTCAAGCGGCCATTGACGAGATGAAGGCGAAATACGGCTCGATCGACAACTTCCTTGAAAAAGGCTTGGGTATTACAAAACAAGAACGCGCGAAGCTGAAAGCGATGTACACGGAATAATAAGAATGAGGATCGCTGGCCTTTTACGGCTGGCGGTCTTTTTTTTATGGCGGAGCGAAAGAAAAGGGTATAATAAGGAAAAAAGAGATTGGAGAACAAGAGATGACGGACCATAAAACAACCGCGGGTTGGAACCTCGAGAATAGCTACGCCGATCTGCCGGACTTATTATATACCAAGCAAAATCCTGTCCCCGTGCGCGCTCCCGGGTTAATCAAGTTAAACGAACCGCTGGCGGCGGAGCTGGGGCTTAATGCGAACGCGCTGCGCGGCAGCGAAGGCATCCAAGTATTTGCGGGCAATCAGATCCCCGAAGGCGCGGAGCCTCTTGCCCAGGCTTATGCGGGACACCAATTCGCTTATTTCAATCGGCTCGGCGATGGCCGCGCCGTGCTGCTTGGCGAGCAGGTTACTCCGCAAGGAGAGAGAGTCGATATTCAGTTGAAGGGCTCCGGAAGGACGCCTTATTCCCGCGGCGGGGACGGACGCGCGGCGCTGGGGCCCATGCTTCGGGAGTATATCATCAGCGAAGCGATGCATGCGCTTGGCATTCCGACAACCCGCAGCCTTGCGGTTGTGACGACCGGCGAAGAAATCGTGCGCGAGAGCTTGCTCCCAGGCGCGATTATGACCCGGGTTGCCGCAAGCCATATCCGTGTCGGCACCTTCCAGTTTGCTGCCCAGTGGGGGACGCTCGAGGAGCTTCAAGCGTTGGCGGATTACGCGATCAAGAGGCATTACCCGGATATGGAGGACGGCGAGAACCGGTATGTCGGCTTCTTCAGGGAAGTGATCAAACGCCAGGCGGCGCTGATTGCGAAATGGCAGCTGGTTGGTTTTATCCACGGGGTTATGAATACGGACAATATGGCGATTAGCGGAGAAACGATAGATTACGGGCCATGCGCGTTTATGGATGCTTATGATCCGGCTACCGTCTTCAGCTCCATTGACCGGGAAGGCCGCTATGCATTTGGCAATCAGCCGTCTATCGGCGCTTGGAACCTCGCCAGGCTGGCTGAAGCCTTGCTTCCGCTAATGGACGAGGATGAAGAAGGGGCAATTGAGCTGGCTCAAGATGCGTTGTCGGATTACAGCGAGCTGTTCCAACAATACTGGCTGCAGGGCATGCGCGCGAAGCTTGGGATCTTTAACGAGGAACCGGAGGATGAGGCGCTGATTGAAGCCTTTGTGCTGCTGATGCAGCGGAACCAGGCGGATTACACGAATACATTCCGGGCTTTATCGATGGACAAACCGGAAAATACCGTACTGCACGGGATGGCGGAGTTTGCGGAATGGCAGCAGCAATGGCAGGCGAGACTAGGCAGGCAAGCGGAGTCCAAAGAAGAAGCTCTCCGGCTGATGCGGAGCAGCAATCCGGCCGTTATTCCCCGCAATCACCGGGTAGAGGAAGCGTTGGAGGCAGCGGAGCAGGGTAATCTGTGCGTATTGGATAATCTGCTTGCCGCGCTTGCGAACCCTTATGCCTATTCGGATGAGCAAGAGGCTTATGCCGCGCTTCCGGAACAATCGCCGCGTCCGTACCGGACGTTCTGCGGAACTTAAGATCACAGGAGATTCATGCCATGAAATATGAATTAGGCCGCTGCTTGCTGCAGCAGCGATTGGAGGAGCGGGGGATGAGCCGGGAGGCATTAGCCGAAGCCTTGTTATACAAGCCGGAACGGTTGGCCGACTATATCGAGAATAAGCGGTTAATGCCTTTAAAGACGGCGATCTCCATTGCGGACACGATAGGTTGCTCGGTTAATGAGCTGTATGAATTATTGCCGGCAGAAAGCGGGAGATAGAGATGTCGGATAAAAGTATCGCGATTGCTTTGTACCGGCCGCATGCCGGCAAGGAGCAGGAGCTTCATGAGATCGTTCGGGAGCATGGACCGGCTCTTAAGCGGGAGGGACTGATTACGGAGCTGCCACTGCTTCAGCTTGAAGCGGAGGACGGGACCGTTATCGAGATTTTCGAATGGAAATCCGAGGAGGCCAAGAGGCAGGCGCATAGCTCTCCGGTCATTTGGCCGATCTGGGAGCGTATGATGGCTGTCGCGGAAATGACGGGGCTTGGATCGCTGAAGGAAGCCGCCCAGCCGTTTCCGAATTTCAGGAGGCTGGAGCTATAGCAGTCGGGCGAAAGCAAGGTAATATTAGTCATTATAAGACCCTGAGAGGGTCTTATTTGCTTAGGTTGGCGGGAAATGTGAGTGATGCGGACGTGTGTGGCGGCCGAGCTTAACGATGCGCCGCATCGTTAAGGGCGCTGGCAGGCATGAAAAAGCAATCCTTAACGATGTGCGACATCGTTAAGCCCTAATGCAAAACAAAAAAATCGGGCTGTCCATCACAGGACAGCCCGATTATCTTTTATTGCAGCTGCTTCAAGGCCTCCGCGTACTTCTGATGCCAGTGCTGCCAACTTGCCTTGCGGTCCGCAAGGGGTTGTCCGCTGTCCAGCAGCGATGCAATGACGTCGAGGCAGACATGCCAGCCGGCAAGGTCTTTAGGCGTATGCTCGGATGGCTTGTAGATGCTCTCGATCAACACGAGCTTGCAGCCGCCGTCCTCCCCGCGGAATTCAAAGCGCACGGCCATGTCCTCTCCCCAGGTAAACGCGAGTACGGCCAGCGGCTCGTAAGCCGTGATGGTCATCGTCTCATAGCTGCCATCGCCCATGTTGAAGCTGAGATGCCCGCCTTCCCGCAGATCCTCTACGCGAAGCTCGGAGAACCACTTGGGCAGCTTTTCGTTATCGGTAAAATAAGACCATACGTCTTCCTTGGAATGATTCAGCCTGCGTTCGAACGTTACGGTATAACCTGCGCCTTTTTTCGCAATCGTGGCCAGCATAATAACGAAATCCCCCGCTTTCAAAAATGGTATCTCATGCAAGATTACCAGATTGCCGCGGAGGATTCAAAAGGGCTATAAAAAGATAATTCCGGCTGCTCCCGCCGCCGCGATAACGGTTAACGGGTGCAGCTTGTATTTGAACAAAAGCCATAAGCAGCCTGCGCAGATCAGCAGCGTAAACCCGGTCGTCCAGGTGTAGCTGCCCGGCTTGTCGAAGCCGCCGAAGTGAAGCGCCGCATAAATGATTAATCCGGTAACGACGGGCCGCAGGCCGTAAAAGAGGGATTTCATCGTCTTGTTATTCCGAAGCTTGAAGAAGAAAGCCGACAACACGATTACGACGAGCAGCGACGGGAGGACAATCCCGGCACAGGCGGCAATCGCGCCGGTTATTCCCGCTGTGTCGTAGCCGATTAACGTTACGGCATTTGTGGCGATTGGCCCCGGCGCCATGCCGGCAAGGGAAACGGCCTTCTGGAATTCAACGGTTGTCATCCACCCGTGCGAGATCACCTTGCTTTGTATCATCGGAATAACGGAATAACCGCCGCCAAACGAGATAAATCCAATTTTGAAGAAAGTCAGGAATAAGTCCCAGATCATACGTAACTCTCCCTTGCGCTTATCAAATATAATACTCCGGATACATCAGCTCTTGGCTGCTGGAGGATGGCTTTTCCGTATTGGCTGGTTTGCCCGTTTTCTCCTTGACCCGAACCATGCCGATACCAACCAGGATGCCTGCTGCTACGATATATAGCGGAGTAAGCGGAAGCACGAGCAGAATGAGAAGCGCGAGGACCAGCATGACTAACGTTGTCTTGTCAAAGATGGCGGCTTTGGCCATTCGGTACGCGGACATTACGATCAGCGCGACAACCGCGCCGTGAACCCCCTTCAGGGCAGCCACAACCTTGGGATTGTCTTGAAACTTCAGATAAAACAGGCTAAGCGTGATGATAATAATAAAGGTTGGCAACGTTACGCCAATAACCGCCATAGCCGCTCCCGGTATGCCGGCTTTCCGGTACCCGATGAAGGCTGCGGCATTGACGCCAACGCCGCCCGGAGCGGATCCGGCTAGCGATACGACATCAGCAAGTTCTTTCTCGGCAATCCAATTACGTTTATTAACGACCTCACGTTCAATGACGGGCATCATGGCGTAACCGCCGCCAAAGGTGGAAGGACCGATCCGTACAAATACCCAGAATAGCTGTGCCAAAAAATAGAGTCGTTCTTTCCAGTTTGTCTGCATGTAAACTCTCTCCTTTTGACTCTTACATAGCTATTATAGCAACTTAAATTCATTTTGAATTAAAGTTTGGGAATTTTGGATTATAAGAAATGCTTATACCGATAAAAACGAGTGGATAACCCTTACTACTCTGTTTAGTTTCGTTCAAAATTGAATAAAGTGGAGAAAACCAATCGGCATAGCCCCTATTCTTGATCTGGGGTATAATTGCAGGTAGCAACGATAATCTATCCGGAAAGGATGAAACGATGAGTTATTCTCTGCGTTCCGTCCCCTCGCATAAACAGCTTATTTACGATTACATCGCTAATCTTGGGCCAATTGCCAAAGCAGAGCTGCTGGAAGCCCATGATATTACCAGCAGCACGATGACCCGTTTATTGGATGATATGGCCAAGGAGGGTCTTATCCTCGTTACCGGATTAGGTCCGTCGAAGGGCGGCAGAAAACCGCTTCTCTATCAGATTAATCCCGATTACGGATATATATTTGGCCTCGAGATCTCCAGGTTCACATCGACCCTTGGTTTATTTGATTTGAATATGAATCAGAAGTCCGTTGTCCGGTGGCGTATGGACGAGACGATGACGCCCGAGCGTCTGGTTGCCCATACGGTCAGCCTGATGCTTGCCTTTATGAAGGACCATGCCATATCGCAAAGCCGTATTCTGGGGCTGGGCATCGGGGCGGTAGGACCGCTTGACCGCAGCAGCGGGGTTATTGTTAATCCTCAGTATTTTCCGGCTAAAGGCTGGCAGCAGGTACCGATCTGCGCGTTGTTTGAAGAAGCCGCCGGGCTGCCAACCCTGCTTGAGAATGGGGCTAATACGGCTCTGGTAGGAGAACATTGGTCCATACGGCAAGAAAACGTGGAGCATGCGTTGTACGTCTCTGCAGGAATCAGCTTGCGTTCAGCCATGATGTCCCATGGGAGGATCGTCTACGGAAAGGTCGACATGGAGGGCTCCATCGGGCAAATGATTATCGATGTGGACGGCCCAAGGCTGGAGGAATCCGGCAACTACGGCTCGCTCGAAACCTTTGCTTCCGTTCAGGCGCTGGAAAGACAGGTGCGGACGAGGCTGAAGGTCGGAGGAAGTTTATTATTGAATAACGTTGTTCCGGAAAAAGTAAATCTGGATACGATTACGGCCGGGCTAAACGCCGGCGATCCTTTTATACGGGAGATGTTCCGGCAATCCGCCTCCTACTTCGGAGTAGGGCTGGCGAATCTGATCAATACGTTCCACCCGGAGCTGATTATTCTTGGCGGGGCTCTGATTAGCGCCAGTCCGATGTATTATCGGGTAGCGACGGAGGTAGCGGTTAAGAAGACGTATTACGGCGAAGCGTACATCCCGCAATTTTCGATGGGCCGATTAAAGGAAGACGCGGTTGTGACGGGTGCCGCATTAATGGTAAGAAGTCGCATGAAACTATAAGCAAATACCCAAGCCATTCCATACTTACCTACTTATAATAAATAAGCGGTTATGTATGCTTGAGGAGGGGAAGCGAGTGAAAATGTATAGCCGGGGCAAAAAAGAATCCGCACCGCTGCTGATGTACCTGCCTCAGAAGCAGTCGGGCTTTCTAAGCCCCCCTAGTCGCATAGAACAGATAACGAAACCAAAGAAAAAACAGAAAAAAGCAGCGAAGCCAAGCGTTCCGAAGACAACGCCAGCAGCTGCCGCTGCAACCGTAACACCGCAACAACGGTACAGACAGCCGATACGGAAGTTGCGGAAAAGGAAATTGCAGCAGCTGCCGCAATGGCTGGATATGCTTGACGATGAGACCGGGCAAGAGACTGATTACGAAGATTACGAAGAGGAAGAGGTACCCGAGGCCGAGCTTATAGAGGCACCGATTCCTTCGATTATTTCGCCTTTAGCTGAAGTCCAGGTCTCGCATCAGGCCGTAGCGGTTCCAATACCAGCTCCTGCTCAAATACCCGCCCCAGTACCAACTCCAACAGCAGCTCAAACGCCAACACCAGTCCCGGCACCAACTCCAAAAGCAGCTCAAACACCAACTCCAGCACCTACTCTAACGCCAATTCCTATGCCGGCTCCAACTGAATCCAAAACTACGGCAGCAATGAGGGGTAATCAGCTTTTTGTCTCTTTATCGGATGAAGGACAAATCCTGGTTATCGACGGGGAGACGGATACCGTCACCGATACGATTCCGTTACCGTCTGCAGGCTCCGTTAAAGGGATAGCTCTTAATCCGGCGATGAACCGGATTTATGCGATTAACAGCAGCAAGCATCAGCTTTTTGTGCTGGACGGGAGCACCAAGGAAGTGGCAGCCGTTGTATCGGTAAGCCCGTTTCCGTCGCTCGCAGCCGTAAACGTAAAAACCAACCGCGTCTATATTACAAGCTCGCTTCTTAATACCGTGGACGTTCTGGATGGGGAAGCCAACCATCTTATCGATTCCGTCGGAGTAGGCAACATTCCCGCCGGAATGGTTATTAATACCGATACGAACCGGATTTATGTAGCAAACGGCAGCCCGGATCATGATATTTCGGTTATCGACGGATACACCCATGCAAGGCTGTTCCCGGATATTCCCGTTGGACATGAGCCGGGGCTTGCGGGTATTCACGAGGACGCGAATCTCATCTATGTGCCTAATTTCCTAAGTGATAGCTTAAGCGTTATTTATGGCGGGACCAACACCGTCTTAAAAACAATAACGGAAGGGATCGGCAAAAATCCTTATGCTGCCGGAGTGGATACCTTTGCCAATCTGGTGTACGTCTCGAATTCCGGAAGCGACAGCGTCTCGGTTATTGATGCGTCCAATCACAAGGTTATTGAGACCATTCCGGTTGGAAGCCGCCCGAAAGCGGTGGCCGTTCATACGAAAACCAACCGAATCTATGTAGCGGTAAGCGACGGTATCGCCGTCATTGACGGAGAGACCTTTGAAGTGACGAACAAGATTGATACAGCTGCCAGCCCAAGCGGCCTGGCTCTTCATGAATAATAACGAAAGCCGGGGTCCACTCCAAATGAGTGTGCCCCGGCTTTTCCCATGCCTTACTTATACGGTTGCCGTTGTTTTATAAACCTCGCGGATGGCATCTTCGACATTAGGCTCTTTGACGCTGATATCCTGAATCGGAAGCTTCTGCGAGAGGGCTGCGATAAGCTCAGAGGCGGAGATGCTTTCCTTTTCGAACTGGTACCAGATTTTCAGCCCTTCCTGCTTAATAACCGTGGCATGCGGAGTGGTAAGATCATCGCAGGGCTCGTGAAGCTCCACTACTAACATGCGGTGAGGAGTAAGCTTATGGATAATGGAGCCGATGGGGCCGTCCTCTACAAGCTTGCCGTTATTAACGACAATAATTCTGCTGCAAAGCTGCTCCACGTCATCGAGATCATGGGTGGTCAGAATAACGGTAACGCCGCGGGTACGGTTAATTTCCTTAATAAAATTCCGGATCGCATGCTTCGCGTCGGCATCCAGCCCAATCGTAGGCTCGTCGAGGAATAATACCGAGGGCGAATGCAGCATGGCCGCCGCGATATCGCCGCGCATGCGCTGGCCAAGCGACAGTTGGCGCACCGGGGTATCGATAAATTCCTGCAGCTTCAGCACGTCGGTTAATATCGCGAGATTGTCGTCGTAGGCTTTCTGATCAATCTGGTAAATCCGGCGCAGCAGCTCAAACGATTCCCCGAGACGCAAATCCCAATACAACTGGGTTCGCTGCCCGAATACAACGCCAAGCTTGCGGACGACGGCCTTCCGGTCGGCCTGCGGAGAGATGCCGCATACCTTGATGGAGCCTGAGGTCGGATGGAGGATGCCGGTCAGCATTTTAATGGTAGTGCTTTTGCCTGCGCCGTTGGGTCCGATGTAGCCGACGATTTCGCCGGGCGCGATCGAGAAGCTGATGCCGTTTACGCCGTTAAATTTCGTTTTTTTGGGGAAGAGAAGACTTTTGATCGAGCCGCGCAGCCCGCTTTCCTTTTTCACGATAATGTATTCTTTCACGAGATCCTTAACCTCAATAACGGTTTCCATTCCAGTCAGATCCCCCTATGGCTTAAGAGCCTGCGCTCTCGTAATTTTTCATGCCGAATTTAAAGATGCCGCCCGCAATCAGGAAGCAGATCACGCCTACGAGCGGTGTCCACAGAGCAAAGCTTAGCGGAAGGTCGAGGCCGCCGCTGTCCGCATTCAGGAACTCGGCGGCAGGATAGAAGCTGATGAACCCGATTGGGATGATGAAGGTGAATAACGCCTGCAGAAAATACGGATACATGCTGAGCGGATACATGGTTGCCCGTTCCAGCATCGTGAGGGCGAAGCCAACCATGGAGCCGTTGCGCTTGGTCCAGAAGGCGATTGTTCCGAGACTCGTGAACAGTGCCGCACGGATCAGAATACCTCCGATCAGCACGAGAATCAGCTTGCCGATGTTCGCGAGCGTCCAGTCAAAGCCGGCGATGTCGGCGCCATAGAGGAAGATGATAATGCCCGGTATGCAATCGATTAACCCGATAAAATTCACGTAGCTCGCAACCAGCTGGAAGAAAACGTTCATCGGTCGAAGCAGGAGACGGTCGAAGCCGCCGTTAATGACCATATGGTCGATACTCCAGGTATTGATGAAGAAGACAACAAAAATGCCGTGGCTGATCAGGCCAAGTCCATACAAAAAGGTAAGCTGCGGGAAATCCCAGCCGTTAAGCGCCTGGAAGCGGTCGACGATAATCTTGAGCATCCAGATGCCGGAGAAGTATTGAATCGGAATCATGAGGAGCCAGCTGAACAGGAACAGCGGATACTCAAGCTGCCGCTGTACGGCGAGGCGCGCCCAGCAGGAAGCAACGGATACATAATGCTTGATCGTAGATACCATAAGGACGTTTTCAGCCTCCCTGGATTAACGTTTTTTTCTTCGTGCGCGCCCATCCGGCTGCCAGGATCAGATACAGCACCGCGATCCAGACGGCTTGAACAGCCATGGAGGTAAAGGCTTCGGACGTGCTTGTGTTGCCGATATAAATGCCGAGCGGAGTCTGGTAGGTGTATTGGAACGGAAGAAATTTCGAGACGGTCTGCACCGATTCCGGGAAAAACCACAGCGGCACAATGCTGCCGGACAATACGCGGACGATAGCGTCCTTGACATTGCCCATGTTGCCAAGCTCCATCACCCAGAACGCAATCAGTCCTATAAGCGCGCTGAGCAGCCATAGAATGGCGTAGCTTAAGAGGCAGCTCGGAAGGAAGAGCAGGAAGCTCCGGAAGGAAGCTGGCCGCGGAATACCAAAAAAGACGGAGGCAAATACGACAAGCGGAAGCGCCCTGTTTAACAAGGAGCTGAGCATCTCCCCGATATCTTCGGCCAGGTAGCAGGCAAAAAGAGGGATAGGACGGTAGAAGTCGGTGACAATTTGTCCTTCCCGTATTTTGTAATAGATGGTATTCTGTACATCGCATACGAAGATGGTAGAGATAATGATCGAGAGAATGGTGTAGGTCGTAATATCCTGCAGGCTAAGCGATTCTACCGTTCCGGAGCCGCCTTTGTAAGCCGTCTGCCATAAGAATACGGAAGCCAGCATCAGAATAAGATTTGTTGCAACGGAAGTGAATACTTCAAACCGGTAAGTCAGATTAATGAGAAGCTTCATTTTCGTTATGTACCAGTAAGCCTGAAGCATATAAACCCCCTTAAAAGTGACTTCATATGTAAAATATGACAATTACAATGCTCTTATATTAATCGATTTCATTCCCATAGGCTACGGATATTTTTAATATAGTTATTTATAAGGTTCGGCCCAAGATTGCAGGGGAGGTATAACAGGAATGGTTATGATTCTTATCATTCTTATCGTGGCTATTTACTTAACTTTGCTGAACTTTAAACGGTTTAAAAAGTTGGCCAAAGGGTTGAGATGGCTCTTGTATGCTTTAATCTTTTTCCTAATATGCGACGGCATTTATTCCTCTGTGAGGCATTTTAGTCCGGATAACGCCTTTAATAGTCTTATTCCCAGCCTCTGCATGGCACTGCTGATTGAAGGAGCGCGATATGCCTTCAGAAAAAGGCGTGCCCGCGAAAAGAACTGGTCCGTAGACGATTATCCGATTACCGATAAGTTTAAAAAGGAGATAATGGCTCATGCTAAACATAAAGATAACCGACAGTGATTTTATTGGAGGCGACCCGGCATACCTGGATACCGTCTCGCGTTATGCCGCAAGGGGAGTTTTATTCAATAACCAGGGACAGGTCGCGATGATGTATATGGCCGAGCTTGATCTCTACAAGCTGCCCGGCGGAGGAATGGAAGAAGGAGAGTCCCCCGAGGAGGCTTTCGTACGGGAAATAAAAGAAGAGACCGGTTGCGAAGCGGATGTCATCTGCAGGCTTGGTTTTGTGGAGGAGCATAAGAACCGGAATAGGTTTCTGCAGCATTCGCATTGTTATCTGGCAAAAGCGCGGCATGTTGCGGGTACGGCTGCTCTCACCGAAGCCGAAGAACAGCTCGGAATGTCCGTTCAATGGCTGTCTGCCGCACAAGCGCTGGATATTATGGAAAAAGCAGTGGCGGGCGGCGGAGATAATCACGCCAAGCTGTTTATGCTGATGCGCGACCGGATTATTCTGAAAGCAGCTGCGGAGTTCATGGAGAGAGAGGGCTTTTTATAAGCCTTTTTTCCAATATATACTTTATTGAAATTGCCTATGAAGATTATTGTTTTTATATATTATTCAAATAGGCTTCTTGGTTATATGATGGATTAAATATAAAAAAGGGGAGAGGGATTAAAGATGAACAAGTCCATCTATGACTTTCAGGTAAATGAGATAAATGGGGAGCCTATTCATCTGTCTGCTTTTTACGGCAGGGTTCTTCTAATCGTGAACACAGCAAGCCAATGCGGCTATTCCAAGCAGTTCGAAGGTCTCCAGCATTTGTACGAGAAATATTGGATGCACGGCTTTGAAATACTGGGTTTTCCGTGCAATCAATTTAACGGCAAAGAGCCTGGCAGCCATGCGGAAGTAGAAGAGCATTGCCGGCGCAAAGCCGGTGTAACTTTCTCGTTGTTCGAAAAGGTGGAACTCCGCGGAGAACCTATTCATCCGCTCTTTCAATATTTGACGGAGCAGGCGCCTTTCCGGGGCTTTGACGCGGACAATTCCGATGAGCAGTGGATGAAGAATTTTCTCCAGCAAAATCATCCGGATTTATATGAGGGCGACGGCGTAAAGTGGAACTTCTCCAAGTTCCTCGTTAACCGCGAAGGAAAAGTAATCGCCCGATTCGAGCCAACGACGCAGCCAACCGATTTGGAACTGGCCATCGAGGAGGCATTATCCTCGGAACAATAGGAGGGGTCATTCGCATTGAGTAAGCTTTTGAAGGTAGCTATGGCAGTTATGGCTGTTTTTGCGCTGCTAATACAACCGGTCTCGGCTTCGGACAAAACAACCAAGTTCAAAGTAACGCTTGTCAGCGTGGAGTTGGTTGAGAACAACCATGTCGGTAACGAGTGGTTGACTAAGGCTTACGTGAATGGCAAGGAAGTACAGGAAAACAAAAGCATTACCTTAAGCTTGAAATCAACGGACAGCATTAAGCTGAAGGCATATGCCGAAGAGCAGGATAAAATTCCCGATAGCAACTCAGCCAATGATGCCGTAAAGGCATCGTCTATCACAAAAACCGTCAATAAAGCATTGAAGGTCGTTGTGACGGAGAACCGCGGCAGGTATTCAGGGAATACGGCCGAGTGGAAGTTTACCTATAAAATTGAAAAGTAATCCGTAAGCCGATGCTTCCAAAGAAGTTTCGGCTTCTATTTTTTAACGATCAAACCTCGCCTTAAATTGTTCCTTGTCTCCGTTAAAAACGTTAATATCGACATACGCATCGATGCCGGGGATATGACCCCGGTTGTTGTATTGCCAGAATAACCAACTACGGTCTTCTCGTAAACGCGGATGCTTGACGATATCCCTGATCCAGATTTCGTAATCCTTGAAGCTGCCCGCTATGTAGGTATTAAAGGTATCGTAAGTGACATACAAGATAGGCTTCTGCTTATAATGCTCCTCCAGTTGGCTGGAGAGAATGGTCAGTTCCCGCTGAATGCGGGCGGCATCCTTATCTAGAGCAATCTCGATATCGATAACGGGAGGGAGGTTAGCGGGCTCATTGGGTACCTCTTCGATAAAATGCGCCGCCTGCTCGGCGCCGGTGCTTTGCGTTGTGAAGAAATGATAAGCGCCGATCCTCATCCCTTGGCTTCCGG
This region of Paenibacillus sp. JDR-2 genomic DNA includes:
- a CDS encoding protein adenylyltransferase SelO, whose amino-acid sequence is MTDHKTTAGWNLENSYADLPDLLYTKQNPVPVRAPGLIKLNEPLAAELGLNANALRGSEGIQVFAGNQIPEGAEPLAQAYAGHQFAYFNRLGDGRAVLLGEQVTPQGERVDIQLKGSGRTPYSRGGDGRAALGPMLREYIISEAMHALGIPTTRSLAVVTTGEEIVRESLLPGAIMTRVAASHIRVGTFQFAAQWGTLEELQALADYAIKRHYPDMEDGENRYVGFFREVIKRQAALIAKWQLVGFIHGVMNTDNMAISGETIDYGPCAFMDAYDPATVFSSIDREGRYAFGNQPSIGAWNLARLAEALLPLMDEDEEGAIELAQDALSDYSELFQQYWLQGMRAKLGIFNEEPEDEALIEAFVLLMQRNQADYTNTFRALSMDKPENTVLHGMAEFAEWQQQWQARLGRQAESKEEALRLMRSSNPAVIPRNHRVEEALEAAEQGNLCVLDNLLAALANPYAYSDEQEAYAALPEQSPRPYRTFCGT
- a CDS encoding helix-turn-helix domain-containing protein, which translates into the protein MKYELGRCLLQQRLEERGMSREALAEALLYKPERLADYIENKRLMPLKTAISIADTIGCSVNELYELLPAESGR
- a CDS encoding SRPBCC family protein, with the translated sequence MLATIAKKGAGYTVTFERRLNHSKEDVWSYFTDNEKLPKWFSELRVEDLREGGHLSFNMGDGSYETMTITAYEPLAVLAFTWGEDMAVRFEFRGEDGGCKLVLIESIYKPSEHTPKDLAGWHVCLDVIASLLDSGQPLADRKASWQHWHQKYAEALKQLQ
- a CDS encoding chromate transporter; translated protein: MIWDLFLTFFKIGFISFGGGYSVIPMIQSKVISHGWMTTVEFQKAVSLAGMAPGPIATNAVTLIGYDTAGITGAIAACAGIVLPSLLVVIVLSAFFFKLRNNKTMKSLFYGLRPVVTGLIIYAALHFGGFDKPGSYTWTTGFTLLICAGCLWLLFKYKLHPLTVIAAAGAAGIIFL
- a CDS encoding chromate transporter, whose product is MQTNWKERLYFLAQLFWVFVRIGPSTFGGGYAMMPVIEREVVNKRNWIAEKELADVVSLAGSAPGGVGVNAAAFIGYRKAGIPGAAMAVIGVTLPTFIIIITLSLFYLKFQDNPKVVAALKGVHGAVVALIVMSAYRMAKAAIFDKTTLVMLVLALLILLVLPLTPLYIVAAGILVGIGMVRVKEKTGKPANTEKPSSSSQELMYPEYYI
- a CDS encoding ROK family transcriptional regulator translates to MSYSLRSVPSHKQLIYDYIANLGPIAKAELLEAHDITSSTMTRLLDDMAKEGLILVTGLGPSKGGRKPLLYQINPDYGYIFGLEISRFTSTLGLFDLNMNQKSVVRWRMDETMTPERLVAHTVSLMLAFMKDHAISQSRILGLGIGAVGPLDRSSGVIVNPQYFPAKGWQQVPICALFEEAAGLPTLLENGANTALVGEHWSIRQENVEHALYVSAGISLRSAMMSHGRIVYGKVDMEGSIGQMIIDVDGPRLEESGNYGSLETFASVQALERQVRTRLKVGGSLLLNNVVPEKVNLDTITAGLNAGDPFIREMFRQSASYFGVGLANLINTFHPELIILGGALISASPMYYRVATEVAVKKTYYGEAYIPQFSMGRLKEDAVVTGAALMVRSRMKL
- a CDS encoding YncE family protein — protein: MYSRGKKESAPLLMYLPQKQSGFLSPPSRIEQITKPKKKQKKAAKPSVPKTTPAAAAATVTPQQRYRQPIRKLRKRKLQQLPQWLDMLDDETGQETDYEDYEEEEVPEAELIEAPIPSIISPLAEVQVSHQAVAVPIPAPAQIPAPVPTPTAAQTPTPVPAPTPKAAQTPTPAPTLTPIPMPAPTESKTTAAMRGNQLFVSLSDEGQILVIDGETDTVTDTIPLPSAGSVKGIALNPAMNRIYAINSSKHQLFVLDGSTKEVAAVVSVSPFPSLAAVNVKTNRVYITSSLLNTVDVLDGEANHLIDSVGVGNIPAGMVINTDTNRIYVANGSPDHDISVIDGYTHARLFPDIPVGHEPGLAGIHEDANLIYVPNFLSDSLSVIYGGTNTVLKTITEGIGKNPYAAGVDTFANLVYVSNSGSDSVSVIDASNHKVIETIPVGSRPKAVAVHTKTNRIYVAVSDGIAVIDGETFEVTNKIDTAASPSGLALHE
- a CDS encoding ABC transporter ATP-binding protein, encoding METVIEVKDLVKEYIIVKKESGLRGSIKSLLFPKKTKFNGVNGISFSIAPGEIVGYIGPNGAGKSTTIKMLTGILHPTSGSIKVCGISPQADRKAVVRKLGVVFGQRTQLYWDLRLGESFELLRRIYQIDQKAYDDNLAILTDVLKLQEFIDTPVRQLSLGQRMRGDIAAAMLHSPSVLFLDEPTIGLDADAKHAIRNFIKEINRTRGVTVILTTHDLDDVEQLCSRIIVVNNGKLVEDGPIGSIIHKLTPHRMLVVELHEPCDDLTTPHATVIKQEGLKIWYQFEKESISASELIAALSQKLPIQDISVKEPNVEDAIREVYKTTATV
- a CDS encoding ABC transporter permease, translated to MVSTIKHYVSVASCWARLAVQRQLEYPLFLFSWLLMIPIQYFSGIWMLKIIVDRFQALNGWDFPQLTFLYGLGLISHGIFVVFFINTWSIDHMVINGGFDRLLLRPMNVFFQLVASYVNFIGLIDCIPGIIIFLYGADIAGFDWTLANIGKLILVLIGGILIRAALFTSLGTIAFWTKRNGSMVGFALTMLERATMYPLSMYPYFLQALFTFIIPIGFISFYPAAEFLNADSGGLDLPLSFALWTPLVGVICFLIAGGIFKFGMKNYESAGS